One window of Vibrio sinaloensis genomic DNA carries:
- a CDS encoding PAS domain-containing hybrid sensor histidine kinase/response regulator yields the protein MLKFDKKNGMHLFALFIIVGACVFLITSLVFVQHQAQQTAQVVINESVKSKITTVERYVKEYMDARRDRLANIVEHPLLLGAVLEGVENPSAFYDQLSRFKPVTSEAYVNVYDFAGERVYSELALPAQVIDFIESGVESERLLERHSYSIFAQQQSSYLMVTLPVKYNGLSEGLATYITPLSERDFFSGLGSDQYYWFGLAQPNMDWRMSSPHSWPIMEQPIEGTTFSMLYAYSPSLVEQAKHNFVQSLLKGMLFATFVALVVLVALGRKVLVSPFQALSLSEQQLKEQSRELQRREAESARLARVVKYMRDAVVFTDIEAKIVWVNNAFEKLTGYSEQEVLGRRPGDFLQGEQTDKQTTAAIREAIDDRRYGFFELVNYNKSGALYWIEIALTPLYDKEGELEGFMAVERDITQRVELQESLEQKAVEANAANIAKSQFLAAMSHELRTPMNGILGVGELLQHTPLNQEQQEYIETFLSSGRHMLEVLNDILDFSKIESGKLHLEPRDFSLKMVADKLSRMYQPLCEEKGLDFHCHCHFRDDVHILADETRVMQILQNLLNNAWKFTIKGSVTLDLAVNDYSNGAWLEIQVKDTGIGISRDKQALIFDPFSQAETDTTRRFGGTGLGLAIISELVKAMKGKVEVDSMPTLGSTFIVKIPISITQAEHSEPAFSQQVFDGTGMSVLIVEDTRVNAIVLGRFLSKKGFSHQLAVNGLEALEMVKQQHFDFVLMDNHMPIMDGIKATQAIVKLALEPNPVIIGCTADAFEETRQKMLAVGCAEVITKPISSAKLDEVFYLTQRSSASSREQGVVG from the coding sequence ATGCTCAAGTTTGACAAAAAAAATGGGATGCATCTTTTCGCGCTGTTCATCATTGTTGGCGCGTGTGTCTTTTTGATTACCAGCCTAGTCTTTGTTCAGCATCAAGCTCAGCAAACGGCCCAAGTGGTGATCAACGAGAGTGTAAAAAGCAAAATTACAACCGTAGAACGTTATGTCAAAGAGTATATGGATGCGCGACGAGACCGTTTAGCTAACATCGTCGAGCATCCCCTGCTGCTGGGGGCGGTATTAGAGGGGGTTGAAAACCCGAGCGCATTTTACGATCAACTTTCTCGCTTCAAACCCGTAACCAGTGAGGCCTATGTCAATGTGTACGACTTTGCAGGTGAACGAGTTTACTCAGAGTTGGCGCTACCCGCTCAGGTGATTGATTTTATTGAAAGCGGGGTAGAGAGTGAACGTCTACTCGAACGCCACTCATATTCGATCTTTGCCCAGCAGCAAAGCAGTTACTTGATGGTCACCTTGCCGGTCAAGTACAACGGCCTTTCTGAAGGGCTCGCCACTTACATCACGCCATTAAGTGAGCGAGACTTTTTCTCTGGCTTAGGCAGTGATCAATATTACTGGTTTGGTTTAGCGCAGCCTAACATGGACTGGCGCATGTCTTCCCCCCACTCTTGGCCTATCATGGAACAACCGATAGAGGGCACCACCTTCTCGATGTTGTACGCCTACTCACCAAGTTTGGTAGAACAGGCAAAACACAATTTCGTGCAAAGTCTTTTGAAGGGGATGTTATTTGCGACTTTCGTTGCGCTAGTGGTGTTGGTCGCTTTGGGCCGCAAGGTACTGGTCTCGCCATTTCAGGCGCTATCTCTATCAGAGCAACAACTTAAAGAGCAATCTAGAGAGCTTCAACGCCGCGAGGCCGAATCGGCTAGGCTTGCGCGAGTGGTAAAATACATGCGAGATGCGGTGGTGTTCACTGACATAGAGGCTAAGATCGTCTGGGTCAACAATGCCTTCGAAAAGTTAACGGGCTATAGCGAACAAGAAGTGCTCGGGCGAAGACCAGGCGATTTTCTTCAAGGTGAGCAAACAGATAAACAAACCACGGCAGCGATTCGCGAGGCGATTGATGATCGTCGCTACGGTTTTTTTGAGTTGGTTAACTACAACAAATCAGGAGCGCTTTACTGGATTGAAATAGCCTTAACCCCGCTTTACGACAAAGAGGGTGAGCTTGAGGGCTTTATGGCGGTCGAACGCGACATCACTCAGCGGGTAGAGCTGCAAGAGAGCCTAGAGCAGAAAGCCGTCGAAGCGAATGCCGCTAACATCGCGAAGTCGCAGTTCCTCGCGGCCATGAGCCATGAACTACGAACACCAATGAACGGTATCCTCGGGGTTGGCGAGTTGCTGCAGCACACACCACTCAATCAAGAACAGCAAGAGTATATCGAGACGTTCTTAAGCTCGGGACGCCATATGTTGGAGGTGCTTAACGACATCTTAGATTTCTCGAAAATTGAATCGGGTAAATTGCATCTAGAGCCGCGGGACTTCTCGTTGAAAATGGTGGCCGACAAGCTATCACGCATGTACCAACCTTTGTGTGAAGAAAAAGGCTTGGATTTCCATTGCCACTGTCATTTCAGAGATGATGTTCACATTTTGGCTGACGAAACAAGAGTCATGCAAATCTTACAAAATCTACTCAACAATGCTTGGAAGTTCACCATTAAAGGGAGTGTGACGCTCGATCTGGCCGTTAACGATTACAGTAACGGCGCTTGGCTAGAAATCCAAGTGAAAGACACCGGCATTGGCATCAGTCGCGATAAACAAGCGTTGATCTTTGACCCATTTAGTCAAGCTGAAACCGATACGACGCGCCGTTTTGGTGGAACAGGGCTAGGGCTAGCGATCATTTCGGAGTTGGTTAAAGCAATGAAGGGCAAAGTAGAGGTGGACAGTATGCCCACACTCGGCAGTACCTTCATAGTGAAAATCCCCATCTCAATCACCCAAGCTGAGCATTCAGAGCCCGCTTTTAGTCAACAAGTGTTTGATGGTACTGGGATGTCGGTACTGATTGTCGAAGACACTCGGGTCAATGCCATTGTGCTTGGTCGATTCTTGAGCAAAAAAGGCTTTAGCCATCAGCTCGCGGTAAACGGTTTAGAAGCGTTAGAGATGGTCAAACAGCAGCATTTCGACTTTGTGTTGATGGATAACCATATGCCGATTATGGATGGAATTAAAGCGACACAAGCTATCGTGAAGCTAGCGCTTGAACCCAATCCCGTCATCATAGGCTGTACTGCCGATGCATTTGAAGAGACGAGGCAAAAAATGCTGGCAGTAGGTTGTGCAGAAGTGATCACTAAACCAATCAGCTCAGCAAAATTGGATGAAGTTTTCTATCTAACCCAGCGCAGTTCCGCCTCGAGTCGTGAACAGGGTGTGGTGGGCTAG
- a CDS encoding ABC transporter substrate-binding protein: MLRYVVWLALSVMMSGGALAAPSVFKIYLDADRTGHLESARSIEQGVKVAFAEVDNQINGVPVEFVVTDHRGNVKRSKKNMDRFLNDPDALVFIAGMHSPPLIKYRDFINQSGLLTLVPWAAGTPITRYPDSSNNYVFRLSVDDSKVGKILVDYAAAQQCRQPHLVLENTGWGKSNFKAMMKALPDDSSEQVQTAWFDWGIKASDVRIIVRQAQQQGAECLLMVSNAREGKVIIEAVSEVGETMTVYSHWGITGGQFADNVPYQVREKASLRFVQSCFNFYSSEMNDFRQQVFGNAQKLFPDTFSQPNIDAPAGFVHGYDLSKVFIQAASSVELGRDMVLNRKMLKQALETLQQPVQGLVKEYRRPFSAYSQDNIDAHEALGSQDYCMAYYDEKNAVKLLSHTTAGAN; encoded by the coding sequence ATGCTTCGATATGTCGTTTGGTTAGCGCTTTCAGTTATGATGAGCGGCGGTGCGTTGGCTGCACCGAGTGTGTTCAAGATTTACCTCGACGCAGACCGAACTGGGCATCTCGAGTCTGCGCGCTCGATAGAGCAGGGGGTTAAAGTCGCTTTTGCTGAGGTCGACAACCAAATCAACGGGGTGCCGGTCGAATTTGTTGTCACCGATCACAGGGGCAACGTGAAGCGCAGCAAAAAGAACATGGATCGCTTTCTAAACGACCCAGATGCGCTGGTGTTTATCGCTGGGATGCATTCACCTCCGTTGATTAAATACCGCGACTTCATCAACCAATCCGGATTGCTCACTCTGGTTCCATGGGCAGCTGGCACGCCGATTACCCGTTATCCAGACTCCAGCAATAATTATGTGTTCCGTCTGTCTGTCGACGATTCAAAGGTAGGCAAAATTCTGGTCGATTACGCTGCCGCCCAGCAATGTCGCCAACCTCACTTGGTGCTAGAGAATACGGGATGGGGGAAATCTAACTTTAAGGCAATGATGAAAGCGCTGCCCGATGATAGCTCGGAACAGGTGCAGACCGCTTGGTTCGATTGGGGAATAAAGGCCTCGGATGTGCGCATTATTGTTCGTCAGGCCCAGCAACAAGGCGCTGAATGCTTATTGATGGTCTCAAATGCTCGCGAGGGTAAAGTCATTATCGAAGCGGTATCCGAAGTCGGGGAGACAATGACGGTATATAGCCATTGGGGGATCACTGGTGGTCAGTTTGCAGACAATGTTCCTTACCAGGTGCGTGAAAAAGCCAGTTTGCGTTTTGTCCAGTCTTGCTTCAACTTCTATAGCTCAGAGATGAACGACTTTCGTCAGCAAGTGTTTGGCAACGCGCAAAAACTGTTTCCGGATACCTTCAGTCAGCCCAATATCGACGCGCCGGCGGGGTTTGTTCATGGTTACGACTTGTCAAAAGTGTTTATTCAAGCGGCGTCGAGTGTCGAGTTGGGCAGAGACATGGTATTAAACCGCAAGATGCTCAAACAGGCACTCGAAACTCTGCAGCAGCCAGTTCAGGGGTTAGTGAAAGAGTATCGCCGACCTTTTTCAGCTTATAGCCAAGACAATATCGATGCTCATGAAGCCTTGGGGAGTCAAGACTACTGCATGGCTTACTATGACGAGAAAAACGCCGTCAAGCTGCTCAGTCACACCACGGCTGGCGCCAACTAA
- a CDS encoding LysR family transcriptional regulator has protein sequence MDSKQLRHFVAVAEHQHFTQAAKALHIAQPALSISIKKLEHNLGVALFRREERTVQLTDEGLVLFEHAKRVLQQLEDAQLAIDELKGLEKGEVRLGAPSMMGSYFFPEVLMAFKSRYPNLKLTLVDAGTRDIRQMLLNGELDIGVIDDENVPEDLETDHLLQAEMVAVVAPEHPFAGCDSVSFPNFFDNELVMFKPGYFHRNFIERQAKLCGKEMNFSFETNLLPMILSIVKHEFAITALLSLVTEHEKEVVGVPFSPPVKIDLALAWRRDGYLSIADKSFIDFVKRYA, from the coding sequence ATGGACTCAAAACAGTTAAGGCATTTTGTTGCGGTTGCTGAGCATCAACACTTTACTCAAGCTGCCAAAGCGTTACACATCGCTCAGCCTGCGCTTAGTATTTCAATTAAAAAGCTTGAGCATAATTTGGGGGTGGCGCTATTTCGCCGTGAAGAGCGGACGGTGCAATTAACCGATGAAGGTTTGGTATTATTTGAGCACGCGAAAAGGGTGTTGCAACAACTCGAAGACGCCCAACTGGCCATTGATGAACTCAAGGGGTTGGAGAAGGGAGAGGTAAGGTTAGGCGCACCGAGTATGATGGGGTCCTACTTCTTTCCCGAGGTATTAATGGCGTTTAAAAGCCGTTATCCCAACTTAAAACTCACTTTGGTCGACGCAGGGACCCGCGATATCCGTCAAATGTTATTGAATGGCGAGTTAGATATCGGGGTGATTGATGATGAAAATGTCCCTGAAGATCTCGAAACCGATCATTTGTTACAGGCTGAAATGGTCGCAGTGGTGGCACCAGAGCACCCGTTTGCCGGTTGCGATAGCGTCAGCTTTCCCAACTTCTTCGACAATGAATTGGTGATGTTCAAGCCAGGCTACTTCCACCGTAACTTTATCGAACGCCAAGCAAAATTGTGTGGCAAAGAAATGAACTTTTCATTTGAAACCAATCTGTTGCCAATGATTCTTAGCATCGTCAAGCATGAGTTTGCCATTACTGCACTACTCAGTTTGGTGACTGAACATGAGAAAGAGGTGGTTGGCGTGCCATTTTCCCCCCCGGTCAAAATCGATTTGGCGCTGGCTTGGCGCCGTGATGGGTATTTATCGATTGCCGACAAATCCTTCATTGATTTCGTTAAACGATACGCTTAG
- a CDS encoding MFS transporter, which produces MIELASPDYRRVTFSLALGSFIVFCNLYLFQPMLPYMAEHFSVSETQVNWIFAASTLALSVCLVPWAVASESIGRRNVMLVGLTAMPFIGLAMLASDSMLAIVLLRALMGVALAAFASVAVAYMVEELSERAFSHAIGGYIAANSLGGITGRIVGGSLTDALGWQQAVIAMALFSFVAALVVIVSLPKQQHFTPQRGMLRYHNRALVKHLNNRAIWLAMLLGGINFALFVNLYSVMGFRLVAAPHNLPIGLASLIFLCYLAGTLSSKLTSVWRKSRTSVAGMITGSIISLAGMLVAYIDTLAFMMLGLLLISFGAFFTHTLAYAWVSQKATHAKATATALYLVHYYVGGSLGGFFLIYCWQHGGWDYVIFGGSLLYIGMFLLCHRLKSWERGSHPSSDSAILAPNSNLEAK; this is translated from the coding sequence ATGATTGAACTCGCCAGCCCCGACTATCGCCGTGTGACTTTTAGCCTTGCTCTAGGCTCTTTCATTGTGTTTTGCAATCTGTACCTATTCCAGCCCATGCTGCCCTATATGGCTGAGCACTTTTCTGTTTCAGAGACCCAAGTTAACTGGATATTTGCCGCGTCGACGCTGGCGCTTTCAGTCTGTTTGGTCCCTTGGGCGGTCGCCTCTGAATCGATTGGGCGGCGTAATGTGATGCTAGTCGGGTTAACAGCCATGCCTTTCATTGGATTGGCGATGCTGGCCAGCGACTCGATGTTAGCGATAGTGCTACTCAGAGCCTTGATGGGTGTTGCCCTCGCGGCGTTTGCCTCGGTGGCCGTTGCCTACATGGTTGAAGAGTTGTCGGAACGGGCATTTAGCCATGCCATAGGCGGTTATATCGCCGCCAACTCGTTGGGAGGCATTACCGGGCGAATCGTCGGAGGTTCACTGACCGATGCTCTGGGCTGGCAGCAAGCAGTCATTGCGATGGCGCTGTTCTCGTTTGTTGCCGCGTTGGTCGTCATCGTCAGTCTACCCAAACAGCAACACTTTACGCCCCAGCGTGGCATGCTGAGATACCATAATCGCGCGTTGGTTAAGCACCTCAACAATCGTGCGATTTGGCTTGCCATGTTACTCGGCGGCATCAACTTCGCGCTTTTCGTCAATCTTTACTCGGTCATGGGGTTTAGATTGGTGGCAGCGCCACATAACCTGCCGATTGGCTTAGCATCACTGATCTTCTTATGTTATCTCGCTGGCACATTGAGCTCTAAGCTCACCTCCGTGTGGCGCAAAAGTCGAACCAGTGTTGCTGGCATGATCACCGGCAGTATCATCAGCTTAGCGGGCATGCTGGTTGCCTATATCGACACCTTGGCCTTTATGATGTTGGGTCTGCTGCTGATTAGCTTTGGCGCTTTCTTTACCCATACGTTGGCGTACGCATGGGTCAGTCAAAAAGCCACACACGCTAAAGCAACGGCTACCGCGCTGTATTTGGTGCACTACTATGTGGGTGGAAGCCTGGGCGGGTTTTTCTTGATCTATTGTTGGCAACACGGTGGCTGGGACTACGTGATCTTTGGCGGCAGTCTGCTTTACATCGGGATGTTCTTGCTTTGTCACCGATTAAAAAGTTGGGAGAGAGGATCACACCCCAGCTCAGATTCTGCTATTCTTGCGCCAAATTCTAATTTGGAAGCAAAATGA
- a CDS encoding DUF1415 domain-containing protein, which translates to MTESSSTQPSVAQVETAVTQWLNDVVIGLNLCPFAAKPQRNRQIKIAVSQATTEETLLEDILTELFELEATPAEQLETTLVAVPNMLSDFYDYNLFIDWVEALIRQQEWEGVFQLATFHPEYCFGGAHPDDAENLTNRSPYPVFHLIREASMEKVLKHYPNPEAIPDTNIARVESLTEQQRRQLFPYLFS; encoded by the coding sequence ATGACCGAATCAAGCTCCACTCAGCCTTCTGTTGCTCAGGTTGAAACCGCCGTTACCCAGTGGCTTAACGATGTTGTGATTGGCCTTAACCTGTGCCCTTTTGCGGCCAAGCCACAACGCAACAGACAAATTAAGATCGCTGTCAGCCAAGCCACGACTGAAGAGACACTGCTGGAAGACATTTTGACCGAGTTGTTTGAACTCGAAGCGACGCCTGCTGAGCAGTTGGAAACCACCTTAGTCGCTGTGCCAAATATGCTAAGTGATTTCTACGACTACAATCTATTCATTGACTGGGTTGAAGCCTTGATCCGTCAACAAGAATGGGAAGGCGTATTCCAACTGGCCACCTTCCACCCTGAGTACTGTTTTGGCGGTGCACATCCAGACGATGCCGAAAACCTGACCAACCGCTCGCCCTATCCGGTTTTTCATCTTATCCGAGAAGCGAGCATGGAAAAGGTACTCAAACACTATCCCAACCCAGAGGCGATACCCGACACCAATATCGCTCGTGTTGAGTCATTAACGGAGCAACAACGTCGTCAATTGTTCCCCTACCTCTTTTCTTAA
- a CDS encoding nucleoside triphosphate pyrophosphohydrolase family protein yields MHLSKLTTDLFDHLYRDITEFRSTFDLPVASPESLDDKADTLHTSLAIEELTELAEADSKTEQADAIVDSVYVLMGRLVHLGHDKIEDNLAINYLIDLLLNVAVNRGIDFVPCWDEVHSSNMSKVCRNEQEYADTEAHYAEQGIKLMAVQKGDYIIAKCAEDFVAQGKTIRQGKVLKSVYYRPADLASLTQ; encoded by the coding sequence ATGCATTTATCTAAACTCACCACTGACCTTTTTGATCACCTTTATCGCGATATTACCGAGTTTCGCAGTACTTTCGACCTGCCTGTCGCCTCACCTGAGAGCTTGGATGACAAAGCCGATACATTGCACACATCCCTCGCCATTGAAGAGCTCACTGAGCTGGCAGAAGCCGACAGCAAAACCGAGCAAGCTGATGCCATCGTCGACAGTGTTTATGTGTTAATGGGCCGTCTAGTCCATTTGGGCCACGACAAAATCGAAGATAACTTAGCAATCAACTATTTGATTGACTTGCTACTCAACGTGGCCGTCAACCGCGGTATCGACTTTGTTCCGTGTTGGGATGAGGTGCATTCCAGCAATATGAGTAAAGTGTGCCGCAACGAGCAAGAGTACGCAGACACAGAAGCGCATTATGCCGAGCAAGGCATTAAGCTAATGGCGGTACAAAAAGGCGATTACATTATTGCTAAGTGCGCAGAAGATTTTGTCGCGCAAGGCAAAACCATTCGTCAAGGTAAAGTGCTGAAGTCAGTCTATTATCGTCCAGCTGACTTAGCATCACTCACGCAATAA